A window of Diospyros lotus cultivar Yz01 chromosome 14, ASM1463336v1, whole genome shotgun sequence contains these coding sequences:
- the LOC127790627 gene encoding phenolic glucoside malonyltransferase 2-like — protein sequence MEAPPNPVKIVEVCRVGPMPPASSAPSSLPLTVFDLPWLRFPPAQRLFFYELPPHLGTAAAFSETLLPRLKQSLSLTLQTWILLAGNLTWPQSSDKPLIQYSDGDAVSLTVAESRADFHHLSDKSSFREATEYRSHLPDLPSSHVRVPVLALQVTLFPNSGFSVGYSAHHAVVDGKTLTMFMNAWASICSSSNSMADQPFYGRAFLSEDQERAMLNELLNQGGPNNKSLMLMLKSPGDAAFVTSQLTRANIETLKNWIRARLERNQQTDVHLSNFTAISAFVWVCLIKLHGMRGDEKVRLLFAADCRARLDPPLPSTYFGNCVVGCCATADVDGLLGEDGVAMAAKVIGEAVDGLRHADLKGAQDLIFGRPSSPISVDKVFTIAGSSRFEFYKVDFGWGRPRKVEVTSIDRTGAFSLSDSGDGTAIVEIGLAPKKDKVAGFASLFASGLEAFGRP from the exons ATGGAAGCACCGCCAAATCCAGTGAAGATTGTTGAGGTTTGCAGAGTCGGTCCAATGCCGCCGGCCTCATCTGCGCCTAGTTCACTTCCTCTCACCGTTTTCGATCTTCCCTGGTTGAGATTTCCTCCAGCCCAACGCTTGTTCTTCTACGAATTACCCCCTCATCTGGGCACCGCCGCCGCTTTCTCCGAGACCCTTCTTCCAAGATTGAAGCAATCCCTCTCTCTTACCCTCCAGACCTGGATTCTTCTCGCCGGAAATTTGACTTGGCCTCAGAGTTCCGACAAACCGCTAATCCAATACTCCGACGGCGATGCTGTCTCGCTCACCGTAGCCGAGTCCAGAGCCGATTTCCACCATCTCTCCGACAAATCCAGCTTCCGTGAAGCGACAGAGTACCGTTCTCATCTACCAGATCTTCCATCTTCTCACGTGAGAGTTCCAGTTCTGGCTTTGCAAGTAACTCTGTTCCCGAACTCGGGGTTTTCCGTTGGTTACAGTGCGCACCACGCTGTGGTGGACGGGAAGACCCTAACCATGTTCATGAATGCATGGGCTTCGATTTGTTCGTCTTCTAATTCCATGGCGGACCAGCCATTCTATGGCCGGGCCTTTCTCTCTGAGGATCAAGAAAGAGCTATGCTAAATGAGTTGCTGAATCAAGGCGGACCAAACAACAAGAGTCTCATGCTCATGCTGAAGTCTCCGGGCGATGCCGCCTTTGTCACATCCCAACTCACACGTGCCAACATAGAGACCCTCAAGAACTGG ATACGAGCTAGACTGGAGAGGAATCAGCAGACCGATGTTCATTTGTCAAACTTCACAGCAATCAGTGCTTTCGTTTGGGTTTGTTTAATCAAGCTCCATGGAATGCGAGGAGATGAGAAAGTTCGGCTTCTGTTCGCTGCAGATTGCAGGGCTCGATTAGACCCTCCTTTGCCTTCAACATATTTCGGGAACTGTGTTGTGGGTTGCTGTGCAACTGCAGATGTGGATGGCCTGCTGGGAGAAGATGgagtggccatggcagccaaaGTAATCGGTGAAGCCGTAGACGGTCTGAGACATGCAGATCTGAAAGGAGCCCAAGATCTTATATTTGGTAGACCATCATCTCCGATATCAGTAGATAAAGTTTTCACCATTGCAGGGTCATCTCGGTTTGAGTTCTACAAGGTCGATTTTGGGTGGGGGAGACCGAGGAAAGTGGAGGTGACATCCATTGACAGAACTGGAGCTTTCTCTCTTTCAGATTCTGGGGATGGCACAGCCATTGTTGAGATTGGATTAGCTCCGAAGAAAGACAAAGTTGCGGGTTTTGCTTCTTTGTTTGCTAGTGGCCTTGAAGCTTTTGGAAGGCCATAG